One genomic window of Nicotiana sylvestris chromosome 10, ASM39365v2, whole genome shotgun sequence includes the following:
- the LOC138879025 gene encoding uncharacterized protein, translating to MKESECISDYFSKVKAVVNQLRRYGEDIEDVRMVEKILLTLTPKFDFVVCAIEESKDLDSMMVEQLEGSLQAHEEKIKRRQEVPLEQHLKTQASFKDYRGETSYRGNR from the coding sequence atgaaagaatccgaatgcatctcagattatttttcaaaagtgaaGGCTGTTGTAAATCAACTAAGAAGATACGGGGAGGATATAGAAGATGTCCGTATGGTAGAAAAGATTCTTCTCACTTTAAcacctaaatttgattttgtggtgtgtgctattgaggagtctaaagatttagactctatgatggtggagcaattggaaggtTCTTTACAAGCCCACgaagaaaagatcaaaaggagacaagaagtgCCATTGGAGCAACATCTTAAAACTCAGGCATCCTTCAAGGATTATAGAGGTGAAACAAGCTATCGAGGAAACAGATGA